From a region of the Helianthus annuus cultivar XRQ/B chromosome 5, HanXRQr2.0-SUNRISE, whole genome shotgun sequence genome:
- the LOC110941667 gene encoding U2 small nuclear ribonucleoprotein A', producing the protein MVRLTADLIWKSPHFFNALRERELDLRGNKIPEIENLGATEDQFDTIDLSDNEIVKLENFPNLNRLGTLLLNNNRITRINPNIGEFLPKLHSLVLTNNRLVNLVEIDPLASLPKLQYLSLLDNNITKKPNYRLYVIHKLKALRLLDFKKVKQKERIEAAKLFASKEAEEEAKKESVKTFVPGEVATDEPKEQEPSKPVGPTPEQIIAIKAAIVNSQTLEEVARLEKALKSGQVPADLNIGNTNLSNATSNQSATDQATKENDGPADMEQE; encoded by the exons atggtGAGACTTACAGCCGATTTGATATGGAAAAGCCCTCATTTCTTCAACGCTCTTCGCGAACGTGAACTCGATCTTCGAG GCAATAAGATTCCTGAGATAGAGAATTTGGGCGCTACTGAG GATCAGTTTGACACTATTGATTTGTCTGATAACGAGATTGTGAAACTCGAAAACTTCCCTAATTTGAATAGGCTCGGAACATTGCTGCTTAATAACAACAGGATTACTCGTATTAACCCTAACATTGGAG AGTTCTTGCCGAAACTGCACTCTTTGGTTCTTACTAACAATCGGCTTGTTAACTTGGTTGAGATTGACCCACTTGCGTCACTCCCGAAACTACAGTACCTGAGCTTGCTGGACAATAACATTACAAAGAAACCGAATTATCGGTTGTATGTCATTCACAAGTTGAAGGCGTTACGTCTGCTTGATTTCAAGAAAGTGAAACAAAAG GAGCGAATTGAAGCAGCAAAGTTATTTGCGTCAAAGGAGGCTGAAGAGGAGGCTAAAAAGGAATCTGTGAAGACGTTTGTACCTGGTGAGGTTGCAACCGATGAGCCTAAGGAACAGGAGCCATCCAAACCAGTGGGCCCTACACCAGAGCAAATCATAGCTATAAAG GCTGCCATTGTCAACTCTCAAACCCTTGAAGAGGTAGCAAGACTTGAAAAG GCTTTGAAATCTGGTCAAGTTCCAGCCGATCTTAATATCGGAAATACCAATTTGTCCAATGCAACAAGCAATCAAAGTGCCACAGATCAAGCAACTAAGGAAAATGACGGTCCTGCAGACATGGAGCAG GAATGA